The segment TTGCTTCGAATATCGTTTTAAGAAAAACAGGCATGACTTTCATGGAAGAATATATAGCTGAAGATGGTGTCAAATGGAATTGGTGGTTAATAGAAAATCAAAAAGAGAATAGATAATAGACAAAGAGATAATAGAAAAAAAGTCTATCATCTATCATCTCTCTGTCTCTCATCCAAATAATTATGAAAACAATAAAAATAGCCGGAGTTCCCGAACATTTCAACCTGCCATGGCAATTGTGCATCGAAAATGGCGAGTTTGAGGAAATCGGAATTGATTTACAGTGGACAGATATTCCGGAAGGCACAGGTAAAATGTGTCAGATGCTTCGTGATGGCGAAACTGATATGGCTGTTATTTTAACCGAAGGCATCGTAAAAGATATCGTTGGCGGAAATGACTGTTCGATTGTACAGGTTTATGTTGAAAGCCCATTGATTTGGGGAATTCACGTTGCAGCTGCTTCAAAATACAATGCATTAGCTGATTTAGAAAATACCAAAGTCGCCATTTCCCGCTATGGTTCGGGTTCGCATTTGATGGCGTATGTTAATGCACAAAATCAGAATTGGAATACCGATGAACTTCAATTTGAAATCGTAAACACTATCGATGGCGCAGTGGATGCTTTAACGAATGGCACCGCCGATTACTTTATGTGGGAACGTTTTATGACCAAACCTTTAGTTGACAAAGGTATTTTTCGTCGTGTAGCCGATTGTCCAACGCCTTGGCCTTGTTTTGTTATTGCAGTGAGAAATGAGTTTTTAGATGCGAACAAACAATCTGTTGCGCTGATTTTAGAAACTATAAACAATACCACTATCGAATTCAAAGATATTCCGAGTATCGACAGAACTTTGGCATCCAAATACAATCAAAAAACAGC is part of the Flavobacterium sangjuense genome and harbors:
- a CDS encoding substrate-binding domain-containing protein, with translation MKTIKIAGVPEHFNLPWQLCIENGEFEEIGIDLQWTDIPEGTGKMCQMLRDGETDMAVILTEGIVKDIVGGNDCSIVQVYVESPLIWGIHVAAASKYNALADLENTKVAISRYGSGSHLMAYVNAQNQNWNTDELQFEIVNTIDGAVDALTNGTADYFMWERFMTKPLVDKGIFRRVADCPTPWPCFVIAVRNEFLDANKQSVALILETINNTTIEFKDIPSIDRTLASKYNQKTADIQEWLSLTKWSQKPLAEKVLNNIQNQLFDLKIIDKKGTFAEIVKAV